The Terriglobia bacterium genomic sequence GCGTAGGCAGCGCCATCACCACAGCGTATTCGCCGTAGCTCAACGGCAGGTTCTTCTGCTGGAACACCGACTGGATGACCGGTCCGTTCAGCGAACTCAGCAGGAGGCCGACACCGGGAATCACAGCCATTTCGACGGTGGTCAGAATGATCAGTGCCGATCCCTTGCTGCCGGGCTTGATTCCGAGCGATTGCACGACGGCCCAGGCGATCGGGACCATGATCGCCGTGCGGACGGTCATGGATGGAATGCCCAGGGCCAGGATGAGACCGATTAGAAAGAATGCATACAAAATTCCTGAATAGGTTGCCGGAAACAGCGACAGGATGTAATAAGAGATCCGCTGCGCGAGTCCCGTGTTCTTCATCGCGCATCCATAAAAGAGGACGGCGGCAAGAATCCACCATGAACCTTGCGAGAACCCGCTCAGTGCGTCGGGCACTCGGACGCCGGCGGGAATCATGAGCGCCATCATGAGCACCGACGCGATTCCGTTATTGACCACCTGAAACACCCACATCGTTACGGTGAATGCGACGATGGCGAGTACACGCTGGCCCACCGGCGTCAGTCCCGCAGGTGTGGGCATGTACATGATGATCAATCCGATAACGATCGCCATTGCCAGTCCAGGCCATTTCATTTTGTTCGCACCGGCTGGCGGTGCGGATGTGGCGGGCGCTATCCGTTCCTGTGTTGTTGCCATGTTCAGTCGACTCCTAAGTAGCACGGAATCGTGCAGTTATGATTTGCGGCGTACTATAACACAATCCTGTAACCTGCCGCTGGCGGGGGCGCGCTACAATCCCTGTATGGAATCTTGCCGCATACCCGTTAAAAACTTTCCGGATCCGAAACTGGATGCGCCCCTGGCCCCCGCACCCGGCGAAAAAGCGGCCGTTCTGGCCGGCGGTTGCTTCTGGTGCGTCGAGGCTGTGTTCAGAGAACTCCGCGGTGTGACGTCCGTGCGGAGCGGCTATGCCGGAGACACGGCGCAGACCGCCAATTACCGGACCGTTTGCAGCGGCCAGACGAATCATGCCGAGGCGATCGAAGTCCGCTACGATCCCGGCAAAACGACCTTTGGACAGCTTTTGAAAATTCATTTCTCTGTGGCTCACGATCCGACCCAGCTCGACGGCCAGGGCAACGATATCGGAAGACAATATCGTTCTGCGATATTCTATGCCGACGAAGAACAGAAAAACATCGCCGAGGCATATATACGGCAACTGAATGAAGAACACGTTTTCCACGATCCGGTCGTGACGACACTCGAGCCGCTGCAGCAGTTCTTTGCCGCCGAGGACTATCACCAGGATTACGCGGCCAGAAACCCGAACCAGCCGTATATTGCTTACGTCGCTCAGCCCAAAGTCGAGAAACTACGGAAGAATTTTGCGGACCGTCTGAAAGGGAATTAGCCACAGAGGCGTCATTACGCTTTATGGCGCGGACGACGGCGTTGCCCGTCCCGCTGTCGAAAATCCGAATGAGCGAGTACAATTCCCGATGCTGGCCGCCAGGCGCGTGATCGCGGGCGCCGGCCACTTTCTGCCCCGGGAAAGCCCGGAGGCGGTATCGTCGGCGATCCTGGAAGTCGTCAATTCGAAAGGGTGACTATTGAGACAAAAGAATCAGCCACAAAAGGCACAAAAAACACAAAAGGGATGGATCTCTTGTTTGTGTTTTTTGTGCCTTTTGTGGCTAATTTCCCCGTTGAAGGTTTCGGCGCAATCCATACCTGTGCGCAACGCCGTGACGAAAGCGCTGCCGATGCTGCAGAAGTCGGCCGCCGAGTTCGTCGCCAAGCGATCCTGCGTCTCATGCCATCACAACGCTCTCACGATCCTCACGCTGGATTCCGCCAGGGCGCACGGCTTCAATATCGACGAAACCGTACTGAAAGCTGTCGAAGATAAAACGTTTCGGGAACTGACGGGGCCCGGCGCGGCCGACGATGCCGTTCAGGCCACGACCTTGAACGATCCGACTCCGGACGACAGCTACCTTTTGATGGCGGCTCACGATGCCGGTTTGCCCCGGGATTTGACGACTGCGGCTTATGCCATTCGGCTCGCTCGATGGCAGCGCGACGGCCATTGGATTACATCCGACTTCCGCCCGCCGCACTCGAGCAGCTTGTTCATGACCACGGCGACTGCCGTACGCGCCATCCGCTCCTACATGCCGGAAGAATTACAAGGCGAACGCGAGGCAGTTCTTGGGCGCGCTCGCCAGTGGCTCTTTGAAAATCATCCGATATCGACTGAGGACGCCGCTTTCCGGTTGATGGGTCTGGTCTGGTCCGGCGCGGCTCGCGAGCAGCTGAACGCCGCGCAACGCGACTTACTCGCGCTGCAAAAGACAGCCGGAGGGTGGCCGCAGCTGCCTGGTTACGAGGCCGACGCTTACTCGACGGGCGAGGCGCTCGTCGCTTTGCATGAAGCAGAAGTCCAAACTGCCAATCCGGCTTTCAGTAAGGGACTGAAGTTCATCCTCTCCACGCAGGCGCCTGACGGCACCTGGCATGTTCACACGCGGATGCTATCGCCGGCCGACATCAGCCCGAAGTACTTTGCGACCGGATTTCCGTATGGAAAAGACGAGTTTCTCTCCTACGCTGGAAGTTCCTGGGCCGTTATGGCGCTTCTCAGTACGCTGCCGGAGACTCGACAAAACAGCGGTGCGGTTCCTGCTGAGGGCGGCGCGAACACTCCGGCATGGCTTCGAACCGCGATGTTTGGAACCGCGCGCGAACTCGGCTCCTTGCTCGAGAGTGGTCTCGATCCCAACTCCAAAACGAAGGGCGGCACGACGCTGCTCATGGCTTCCGTCCTCGATCCCGAAAAGGTCCAGATGCTGATCGCGCGCGGAGTGGATGTGAAGGCGAGATCGGCATCTGGCCATGACGCCCTCACGATCGCTGCCGCTTATCGTGGAACGTCGCGCTCGCTGCAACTTGTTCTCGATGCCGGTGCGGAAGCCCAACCTGCCGAGGGCCAGCGGGTCCGCAACACGCCGCTCGAATTTGCCTCAATGACGGGTGATCTGGAGAACGTGAAGCTGCTGCTCGCTCGCGGCGCCAAGCCTTCGGAGAAAGCGCTGTCGCAGTCCGTAACGTTTGGTTATCCCGACGTCGTTCGATTGTTGATCGCGGCAGGTG encodes the following:
- the msrA gene encoding peptide-methionine (S)-S-oxide reductase MsrA, encoding MESCRIPVKNFPDPKLDAPLAPAPGEKAAVLAGGCFWCVEAVFRELRGVTSVRSGYAGDTAQTANYRTVCSGQTNHAEAIEVRYDPGKTTFGQLLKIHFSVAHDPTQLDGQGNDIGRQYRSAIFYADEEQKNIAEAYIRQLNEEHVFHDPVVTTLEPLQQFFAAEDYHQDYAARNPNQPYIAYVAQPKVEKLRKNFADRLKGN
- a CDS encoding ankyrin repeat domain-containing protein; amino-acid sequence: MWLISPLKVSAQSIPVRNAVTKALPMLQKSAAEFVAKRSCVSCHHNALTILTLDSARAHGFNIDETVLKAVEDKTFRELTGPGAADDAVQATTLNDPTPDDSYLLMAAHDAGLPRDLTTAAYAIRLARWQRDGHWITSDFRPPHSSSLFMTTATAVRAIRSYMPEELQGEREAVLGRARQWLFENHPISTEDAAFRLMGLVWSGAAREQLNAAQRDLLALQKTAGGWPQLPGYEADAYSTGEALVALHEAEVQTANPAFSKGLKFILSTQAPDGTWHVHTRMLSPADISPKYFATGFPYGKDEFLSYAGSSWAVMALLSTLPETRQNSGAVPAEGGANTPAWLRTAMFGTARELGSLLESGLDPNSKTKGGTTLLMASVLDPEKVQMLIARGVDVKARSASGHDALTIAAAYRGTSRSLQLVLDAGAEAQPAEGQRVRNTPLEFASMTGDLENVKLLLARGAKPSEKALSQSVTFGYPDVVRLLIAAGADVVGLKDGSGVNLLHWATITDRPALIPVLAEAHVPINEMDDNGFTPLMYAATIDFGDDDVLKALLKAGADKTIRNLEGRTPLAQAKYYKHSHLEAALR